In Leptospira saintgironsiae, one genomic interval encodes:
- a CDS encoding M48 family metallopeptidase, translating to MINLSNSVRPYVLKLLVVLGLVSFSGSPIFSQNKPGEFDSELYSQLVRQSNVQFTNLIKSKTVLADHKGWKKPIDKAFGKLSKNSGNPPFPLVYKIVKEASFNAFAMAGGQFCIHSGALDSLDEIIKQKEADAAQKLDFHRERYIAGVLSHELAHFYNRHVFNSVKKFYALKDEPSGKAFLENSKFSQEQELDADQTGLFLLDKAGYGGDFMLITLQTLNEVEQSYKEALASSKADKTRPELIGSHYFSSHPSPNERLSRLKTDKQELYSFLAKMEKTFDDIQLGRNLDEARSNLEDGIKKFPENTYLSKALAVCMHKIWMATASNEELKLKPVLDMPSFRDTMVFPPDKSKRAVMRIVPGNEAAYNRALKAYRDVIVKTDDPYFLSNYAVLLSYSADEKDLDVAVNVANQAFQAEGTVALANNLGVVLFWTDKREEAKELFNRLALSIDQKIRTLANQSGNNPQIAQYLKTIGQSTAQKQQVDPDYIYENFTPILNIALVESYSAVDPKSKGLASYYLTNYDSTSGWAKVLAKIHTIELTAPTPANEVNAFKVGGVGPGDKLEDLLKNWGKPTRIKTDKKSGLEYFEYDNKETAFILDMGTVVQVNVVGDNSPGLGQGITVGSSKPAAEKLLGSKFRKQGEYHDYYEKGKAFVKYNKHGKIDLLVVQ from the coding sequence ATGATCAATCTTTCGAATTCGGTTCGCCCTTATGTCCTGAAATTATTGGTGGTTTTAGGCTTAGTATCATTCTCGGGCTCTCCAATTTTTTCTCAAAACAAACCGGGAGAATTCGACTCGGAATTATATTCACAGTTAGTAAGACAAAGTAATGTTCAGTTCACAAATCTGATCAAGTCCAAGACTGTTCTTGCAGATCATAAAGGCTGGAAGAAGCCGATAGACAAAGCTTTCGGGAAACTTTCCAAAAATTCGGGCAATCCTCCTTTTCCACTAGTTTATAAAATTGTAAAGGAAGCAAGCTTCAACGCATTTGCAATGGCTGGAGGACAATTCTGCATTCATTCAGGGGCTTTGGATTCTCTAGATGAGATCATCAAACAAAAAGAAGCAGATGCAGCTCAGAAGTTGGACTTCCATCGTGAAAGATATATCGCGGGAGTATTGTCTCACGAGTTAGCTCACTTCTATAATAGACATGTTTTCAATAGTGTAAAAAAGTTTTACGCACTTAAAGATGAACCATCTGGAAAAGCATTTTTAGAAAATAGTAAATTTTCCCAAGAGCAAGAGTTGGATGCAGACCAAACAGGTTTATTCTTATTGGATAAGGCTGGTTACGGTGGCGACTTCATGCTCATCACTCTTCAAACTCTGAACGAAGTGGAACAATCTTATAAAGAAGCATTAGCTTCTTCTAAAGCAGATAAAACTAGACCTGAACTAATCGGTTCTCATTATTTTTCCAGCCATCCTTCTCCAAATGAAAGATTATCCAGGCTTAAAACGGATAAACAAGAGTTGTATAGCTTCTTAGCTAAGATGGAAAAAACTTTTGATGATATCCAACTAGGAAGAAATTTAGATGAAGCAAGATCTAATTTAGAAGATGGGATCAAAAAATTTCCAGAAAACACTTACTTAAGCAAAGCACTCGCAGTTTGTATGCATAAGATCTGGATGGCAACAGCTTCTAATGAAGAATTAAAACTGAAACCAGTTTTGGATATGCCTTCTTTCAGAGACACAATGGTATTTCCTCCAGACAAAAGTAAACGTGCAGTCATGAGGATTGTTCCTGGAAATGAAGCAGCATACAATCGTGCACTCAAAGCATATAGAGATGTGATCGTAAAAACAGATGATCCATACTTTCTTTCTAATTATGCAGTTTTACTTTCTTATTCTGCAGACGAAAAAGATCTAGATGTAGCTGTCAATGTTGCTAACCAAGCTTTCCAAGCAGAAGGAACTGTTGCCTTAGCAAATAACTTGGGAGTCGTTTTATTCTGGACAGATAAAAGAGAAGAGGCTAAAGAACTTTTCAATCGTCTTGCACTTTCTATCGATCAAAAGATCAGAACTCTTGCAAATCAAAGTGGAAACAATCCACAGATAGCTCAATATCTAAAAACGATCGGTCAGTCTACCGCGCAAAAACAACAAGTGGATCCTGATTATATTTATGAGAATTTCACTCCGATCTTAAATATTGCGCTAGTAGAATCTTATTCTGCGGTAGATCCAAAATCCAAAGGGCTCGCAAGTTATTATTTAACTAATTATGATTCTACTTCTGGTTGGGCAAAAGTATTAGCAAAGATCCATACGATTGAACTAACCGCTCCTACTCCTGCAAATGAGGTGAATGCATTTAAAGTTGGTGGAGTTGGTCCCGGAGATAAGCTAGAAGATCTTCTGAAAAACTGGGGAAAACCTACACGTATCAAGACAGATAAAAAAAGCGGTCTGGAATATTTCGAATACGATAACAAAGAGACTGCTTTTATCTTAGATATGGGAACCGTAGTTCAAGTAAATGTAGTAGGAGATAATAGTCCAGGTTTAGGACAAGGAATCACTGTAGGATCTTCTAAGCCTGCTGCAGAAAAACTTTTGGGTTCTAAGTTTAGAAAACAAGGCGAGTATCATGACTACTATGAAAAAGGAAAAGCTTTCGTAAAATATAATAAACACGGAAAGATAGATCTTTTAGTGGTTCAATGA
- the cyoE gene encoding heme o synthase, whose protein sequence is MNSFLSDWNQMIKPRVSSLVLATAVPGLYLGGPSAPSTLLVFMTMLGTFLMSSASFIFNQIIEIDRDAKMKRTANRPLPAGRISTAQAWIVGFAMTFVAFAILYYFANLLTAICAFAALLAYVFLYTILLKPRTHQNIVIGGVAGCVGPLIGYAAVSNSLPLPAWILFLMIFLWTPAHFWALAIFLKEDYSDANFPMLPVVKGVKETGRSILFYTILYVGSVIAFYWAEPSMGWLYMISSVALSISILYLSVKLFQNPEPKFARGFFFFSILHLFLINILILIDHSIAA, encoded by the coding sequence ATGAATAGTTTTCTTTCAGACTGGAACCAAATGATCAAACCAAGGGTAAGCTCCCTTGTTTTGGCTACTGCTGTGCCTGGTTTATATCTTGGCGGTCCTTCTGCACCAAGTACACTTCTGGTTTTTATGACCATGCTTGGGACTTTTTTGATGTCTTCTGCATCTTTTATCTTCAACCAAATCATTGAAATAGATAGGGATGCTAAAATGAAACGGACTGCAAATCGTCCGCTTCCTGCAGGAAGGATCAGCACTGCTCAGGCTTGGATCGTTGGCTTTGCAATGACCTTCGTAGCATTTGCGATCTTATATTATTTTGCGAATTTACTAACTGCGATATGCGCATTTGCCGCACTTCTCGCTTATGTTTTTCTTTATACAATTCTATTAAAACCAAGAACACATCAGAATATTGTAATAGGTGGAGTGGCAGGTTGCGTAGGACCATTGATTGGCTATGCGGCCGTTAGTAATTCTTTACCTTTACCTGCATGGATCTTATTTCTGATGATCTTTCTCTGGACTCCGGCTCACTTCTGGGCGCTTGCAATCTTCTTGAAAGAAGATTATAGCGATGCTAATTTCCCAATGCTTCCTGTTGTAAAAGGTGTGAAGGAAACCGGACGTTCAATTTTGTTTTATACAATTCTGTATGTGGGATCAGTGATCGCGTTCTACTGGGCGGAACCTTCCATGGGTTGGTTGTATATGATCTCTTCCGTTGCGTTGAGTATCTCTATACTTTATCTTTCCGTAAAATTATTTCAGAATCCTGAGCCTAAGTTTGCCAGAGGATTTTTCTTCTTTAGCATTCTTCACTTGTTTTTAATCAATATTTTAATTCTGATCGATCATTCTATCGCAGCCTAA
- a CDS encoding metal-dependent hydrolase: MATIFSHPAVPISLFFFFGKKKIPVLLAVFGIFFSILPDLDVVAFKFGIPYESDWGHRGFTHSILFALIMSCIVVFFRTRLKANWLTIFLFLFVSAISHGVLDAMTTGGLGVGFLIPWSSERIFFEYRPIRVSPIGPKNFFTERGWIVIQSEMIWIWLPALSVSLIGVLMRRLIKYRNHDEN, translated from the coding sequence ATGGCTACAATATTCTCTCACCCGGCAGTTCCGATCTCCCTCTTCTTCTTTTTTGGAAAAAAGAAAATCCCTGTATTACTTGCGGTTTTTGGAATATTCTTTTCTATTCTTCCTGATCTCGACGTAGTCGCTTTTAAATTTGGGATTCCTTACGAAAGTGATTGGGGTCATAGGGGTTTTACTCATTCTATCTTATTTGCTTTGATAATGTCTTGCATAGTTGTATTCTTCAGAACTAGGCTGAAAGCAAACTGGCTTACTATCTTTTTATTTCTATTTGTATCTGCGATCTCTCACGGAGTGTTGGATGCGATGACGACGGGAGGTTTAGGAGTTGGATTCTTAATTCCTTGGAGTTCTGAAAGGATCTTTTTTGAATATAGGCCGATCAGAGTGTCTCCCATTGGTCCAAAGAATTTTTTTACGGAAAGAGGTTGGATCGTGATCCAATCAGAAATGATTTGGATTTGGCTTCCTGCGTTATCGGTTTCTTTAATTGGTGTTCTTATGCGGAGGCTTATTAAATATAGGAACCACGATGAAAATTAA
- a CDS encoding COX15/CtaA family protein, protein MIASTYSHFRKFSLFLVLYSVLIFLNLLYGPLVRATDSGLACPDWPFCFGKFFPDFDFNIFMEVGHRYYSGFLGIVLIAGTIWTAIVPELRKSFLGYFILGILLIASQITLGGLTVLLSLDPATVNLHLLNAILFLLCIVTATFKARKLADSTNSNEFVTKQSLLQKDQIPLLIGVLLIFFQIILGGRVSSNYAGLACLEFPTCNGEWIPSVPEPKIQIQVQHRLGAYLVAFYILLINLYGIFKGFSSETKKYVRIAIILLLIQIGLGVVNVYMKLPKLVTAAHTGVAILLFLSMYAVWVQRASELSKSKVS, encoded by the coding sequence ATGATCGCTTCTACTTATTCTCATTTCAGAAAATTTTCTCTCTTTCTAGTCCTCTATTCAGTTTTAATTTTTCTAAATTTATTATATGGACCACTTGTCCGAGCCACTGATTCAGGACTCGCTTGTCCTGATTGGCCTTTTTGTTTCGGTAAATTTTTTCCAGACTTCGATTTTAATATTTTTATGGAAGTCGGACATAGATATTATTCCGGATTTTTAGGAATTGTTCTGATTGCTGGCACTATCTGGACTGCAATCGTTCCTGAATTAAGAAAATCTTTCTTAGGTTATTTTATCTTAGGGATCCTATTGATTGCTTCTCAAATTACTTTGGGAGGTTTAACAGTTCTTCTTTCTTTAGATCCTGCTACTGTAAATCTTCATTTATTAAATGCGATTTTGTTTTTACTTTGTATAGTTACGGCAACTTTTAAAGCGCGCAAGCTTGCAGATTCTACAAATTCAAATGAGTTTGTAACTAAACAAAGTTTATTGCAGAAGGACCAGATCCCGCTGTTAATCGGTGTATTATTGATCTTCTTCCAAATTATTTTAGGGGGAAGAGTAAGCTCCAACTACGCAGGACTTGCTTGTTTGGAATTCCCAACTTGTAACGGGGAATGGATCCCTTCTGTTCCGGAACCTAAGATACAAATCCAGGTTCAACACAGATTGGGCGCTTACTTAGTGGCATTTTACATTCTTCTAATAAACCTTTATGGAATATTCAAAGGGTTCTCCTCGGAGACCAAAAAATACGTAAGAATAGCGATTATCCTTCTTCTTATTCAAATAGGATTGGGAGTTGTAAACGTATACATGAAACTTCCGAAATTAGTGACCGCTGCTCATACTGGAGTGGCCATTCTTCTTTTCTTATCCATGTATGCAGTTTGGGTGCAGAGAGCTTCGGAGCTTTCTAAGAGTAAGGTTTCTTAA